In the genome of Flavobacterium panacagri, one region contains:
- a CDS encoding peptidase M61 — MKKILYTLALAVTFWSCKTGSTGAAKSNTVEVNINLTDVKDDKVLVTVTPPAIKTDEIVYSIPKTVPGTYSTDNYGKYSEDFKAFDAKGNALTVKRIDDNSWSISNAKTLKKITYLVNDTFDTEKGTGFGNDDVFSPAGTNIDAGKNFMVNTHGFVGYFQDKLDVPYKVTITHPETLWGATSMTDEDASNTSDVFKTSRYAVLVENPIMYAKPDYTTFNVNGMDILIAVYSPTGKYTAESITPEMKTMMTAQKNFLGPVNATKKYSVLVYLSSMAKDDAHGFGALEHPTATTVVLPESMPKEKLVETMKDVVSHEFFHIVTPLTIHSKEIQFFDYNAPKMSEHLWMYEGVTEYFANLFQINQGLIDEAEFYTRIADKIEQAKQLNDTMSFTVMSKNVLEQPYKDQYLNVYQKGALIGMCIDIIIREKSNGERGILDLMHKLSSEYGVEKPFNDEELFAKITSLTYPEVGEFLNKYVAGTTPIPYDFYLAKVGVGKATEKKPGNPFIKGQIPNITIDKATKEITVRPESESIEFFKSLNLKGGDKILSVNNKSYNLDNIYDLITESENWKENDPITLKIKRGTKEETIKGTVKLPYEEAETFKATDASKEKLKNAWLKG, encoded by the coding sequence ATGAAGAAAATACTTTACACCTTAGCTCTAGCGGTAACTTTTTGGAGCTGTAAAACAGGTAGCACTGGAGCCGCTAAAAGCAATACGGTAGAAGTGAACATTAATTTAACTGACGTAAAAGACGATAAAGTTTTAGTAACTGTTACTCCTCCAGCCATTAAAACAGATGAAATTGTTTACAGCATTCCTAAAACTGTTCCTGGAACTTATTCTACAGATAATTACGGAAAATACTCTGAAGATTTCAAAGCATTCGATGCTAAAGGAAACGCTCTGACGGTAAAAAGAATTGACGATAATTCTTGGTCAATCTCAAATGCAAAAACTTTAAAAAAAATTACTTATTTAGTAAACGATACATTCGATACTGAAAAAGGAACTGGATTTGGAAACGATGATGTTTTCTCTCCTGCGGGAACAAACATTGATGCTGGCAAAAACTTCATGGTAAACACACATGGTTTTGTCGGATATTTTCAAGACAAACTAGATGTTCCTTACAAAGTTACTATTACGCATCCAGAGACGCTTTGGGGAGCGACTTCAATGACAGATGAAGATGCAAGCAATACATCAGATGTATTTAAAACTTCTCGTTATGCTGTTTTGGTAGAAAACCCTATTATGTATGCTAAACCAGATTACACTACATTTAATGTAAACGGAATGGATATTCTGATTGCTGTTTATTCTCCAACTGGAAAATATACTGCAGAAAGCATCACGCCGGAAATGAAAACAATGATGACTGCTCAGAAAAACTTCTTAGGTCCAGTAAATGCTACTAAAAAGTATAGTGTTTTAGTATATTTATCAAGCATGGCAAAAGACGATGCACATGGTTTTGGAGCTTTAGAACATCCAACTGCTACAACAGTAGTTTTACCAGAATCTATGCCTAAAGAAAAATTGGTAGAAACGATGAAAGATGTAGTTTCTCATGAATTCTTCCATATCGTAACACCATTAACTATTCACTCAAAAGAAATTCAGTTTTTTGATTATAATGCACCAAAAATGTCTGAGCATTTATGGATGTACGAAGGAGTTACTGAATATTTTGCAAACCTTTTCCAAATCAATCAGGGCTTGATCGATGAAGCGGAATTCTACACTCGTATCGCTGATAAAATTGAGCAGGCTAAACAATTAAATGATACGATGTCATTTACTGTAATGAGTAAAAATGTATTAGAGCAGCCATATAAAGATCAATATTTAAATGTATATCAAAAAGGAGCTTTAATCGGAATGTGTATTGATATCATCATTCGAGAGAAAAGCAACGGAGAAAGAGGTATTTTAGATTTAATGCACAAACTATCTAGCGAATATGGTGTTGAAAAACCATTTAATGATGAGGAACTTTTTGCTAAAATCACTTCTTTAACGTATCCTGAAGTGGGTGAATTCCTAAACAAATATGTAGCAGGAACAACTCCAATTCCTTACGATTTCTATCTAGCTAAAGTTGGTGTAGGAAAAGCAACTGAGAAAAAACCAGGAAATCCATTCATTAAAGGGCAAATTCCAAACATTACTATCGACAAAGCGACAAAAGAAATTACTGTTCGTCCAGAGTCAGAATCAATTGAATTCTTCAAAAGCCTTAACTTAAAAGGCGGTGATAAAATTTTATCAGTAAACAACAAATCATACAATTTAGATAACATTTATGATTTAATTACTGAAAGTGAAAACTGGAAAGAAAATGATCCAATCACTTTAAAAATTAAGCGTGGTACTAAAGAAGAAACTATAAAAGGAACTGTAAAATTACCTTACGAAGAAGCTGAAACTTTTAAAGCTACTGATGCTTCAAAAGAGAAACTTAAAAATGCATGGTTAAAAGGATAA
- a CDS encoding DUF2805 domain-containing protein, translating to MKKSSRKELTYEQTEKLVSLALEEKNPFEIIKKEFGLAEKEVLEIMKKKMPAEKFEMWKKKAVANKPKPKPIKIDDFDEDLDGKYYIKNKFD from the coding sequence ATGAAAAAGAGTAGCCGCAAAGAATTAACTTACGAACAAACTGAGAAACTTGTTTCGTTAGCTTTAGAAGAAAAAAATCCATTTGAAATTATTAAAAAAGAATTTGGATTAGCAGAAAAAGAAGTCTTGGAAATCATGAAGAAGAAAATGCCTGCTGAAAAATTTGAGATGTGGAAAAAGAAGGCAGTTGCAAATAAACCAAAACCAAAACCAATAAAAATAGATGATTTTGATGAAGATTTGGATGGAAAGTATTATATAAAAAATAAATTCGACTAA
- a CDS encoding sterol desaturase family protein, translating to MNEIISYFSTIPSTHRSLILVGGITIFWLIENSFPLFKMQYKKWPHAGINFFFTFTTIIVNFILAFILIKTAEWTIEHHFGLLQWISPIPIWLYAIVGLLLLDLIGAYLAHYVEHKFKYLWQFHLVHHTDTWIDTTTANRHHPGESVIRFVFTTIGVLIVGAPMWMVFLYQSLSVVASQFNHANISLPEKLDTFLSYFIVSPNMHKVHHHYVVPYTDSNYGNIFSIWDRLFGTFTSLPKEQLVYGVDTHMKPEENNELKNLLKIPFQKSRSFKNS from the coding sequence ATGAACGAAATTATTTCTTACTTCAGTACAATTCCATCCACTCATAGAAGCTTGATTCTTGTTGGCGGCATCACCATTTTTTGGCTAATTGAAAACTCTTTTCCTTTATTCAAAATGCAGTACAAGAAATGGCCGCATGCTGGAATAAATTTCTTCTTTACCTTCACTACCATTATAGTCAATTTCATTTTGGCCTTTATTCTGATCAAAACAGCCGAATGGACAATCGAACATCATTTTGGGCTTTTACAATGGATTTCTCCAATACCAATCTGGCTTTACGCTATAGTAGGATTATTGCTTCTCGATTTAATTGGTGCTTATCTAGCGCATTATGTCGAACATAAATTCAAATATTTGTGGCAGTTTCACTTAGTGCATCATACAGATACTTGGATTGATACTACAACAGCCAATAGACATCATCCCGGCGAAAGTGTTATTCGCTTTGTATTTACAACTATTGGAGTTTTAATCGTTGGTGCACCAATGTGGATGGTTTTTCTTTATCAATCATTATCTGTAGTGGCTTCACAGTTTAATCATGCTAATATCTCTCTTCCTGAAAAATTAGATACATTCCTTAGTTATTTTATTGTTTCCCCCAATATGCATAAGGTACATCATCATTATGTTGTTCCCTATACCGACAGTAATTATGGGAATATTTTCTCCATTTGGGACAGACTTTTTGGAACTTTTACTTCATTACCTAAAGAACAGCTCGTTTATGGCGTAGATACTCATATGAAGCCTGAAGAAAATAATGAATTGAAGAATCTGTTAAAAATACCATTTCAAAAATCACGATCTTTCAAAAACAGTTAA
- the aqpZ gene encoding aquaporin Z: MKKLFAEFFGTYWLVFGGCGSAIFAAGYPELGIGFAGVALAFGLTVVAMAYAVGHISGGHFNPAVSFGLWAGGKFPIKDLVPYIIAQCIGAIAAAGTLYTIASGKAGFAIDNTKAGAFASNGFGAFSPDGYSLQAAFIAEFVLTLFFILIILGATDKFANSNFCGIAIGLTLTVIHLVSIPITNTSVNPARSLSQAVFAGGEPLSQVWLFWAAPILGAIVAGFIYKNLLQQEGEPEKIVL, from the coding sequence ATGAAAAAATTATTTGCAGAGTTTTTCGGAACTTATTGGCTTGTTTTTGGTGGTTGCGGAAGTGCCATTTTTGCAGCTGGTTATCCAGAACTAGGAATCGGTTTTGCTGGTGTTGCACTTGCTTTTGGTCTCACAGTAGTAGCAATGGCCTATGCAGTTGGACACATTTCTGGAGGGCATTTTAATCCCGCAGTTTCTTTTGGATTATGGGCAGGAGGAAAATTTCCAATTAAAGATCTTGTTCCGTATATAATAGCTCAATGTATTGGAGCAATTGCAGCCGCAGGTACATTGTATACTATTGCGTCCGGAAAAGCTGGTTTTGCAATTGACAACACTAAAGCTGGAGCATTTGCATCAAATGGTTTTGGAGCATTTTCTCCCGACGGCTATTCTTTACAGGCTGCTTTTATTGCAGAATTTGTCCTTACCTTGTTCTTTATTTTAATTATTCTTGGCGCAACAGACAAATTTGCCAATAGTAATTTTTGTGGTATTGCGATTGGTTTAACACTAACAGTAATTCATTTAGTCAGTATTCCAATTACAAATACTTCTGTAAATCCTGCAAGATCGCTTTCTCAGGCAGTTTTTGCAGGAGGCGAACCATTATCTCAAGTCTGGCTTTTTTGGGCAGCTCCAATTTTGGGTGCAATCGTGGCAGGATTCATCTATAAAAATCTATTACAGCAAGAAGGAGAACCCGAAAAAATAGTTTTATAA
- a CDS encoding DoxX family protein, whose amino-acid sequence MTSPWHLYLMAMLYILAGINHFRKPGMYLKIIPPAFKNPKLINILSGAAEIILGILLILPFTRSFAAWGIIALLIAVFPANVYMLQNKKAGFGLPRWILFVRLPLQLVLIYWAYQYIY is encoded by the coding sequence ATGACTTCACCCTGGCATTTATATTTAATGGCTATGCTTTATATATTGGCAGGAATCAATCATTTTAGAAAACCTGGAATGTATCTTAAAATCATTCCTCCCGCATTTAAGAACCCCAAATTAATAAATATTTTAAGTGGTGCTGCCGAAATAATTTTAGGCATCCTCCTAATCCTGCCTTTTACAAGAAGTTTTGCTGCTTGGGGAATTATAGCCTTATTAATAGCTGTATTTCCTGCAAATGTGTATATGCTTCAAAATAAAAAAGCAGGTTTTGGTCTACCAAGATGGATTTTATTTGTACGTTTACCTTTACAATTAGTTTTGATTTATTGGGCTTACCAATATATTTACTAA
- a CDS encoding EamA family transporter, whose translation MTPQNNILKGVFFVALGATTYGMLATFVKMAYSEGYTTAEVTTSQFIYGITGILLINLFQRIKNKNKTIKATPKNIFSLMLAGTSLGMTSLFYYLAVKYIPVSIGIVLLMQTVWMGVLLEMILEKKLPSKQKVIAVFIVLFGTVLATNIMKNDISLDWRGLVWGILAAASFTTTMFTANRVATEISSAQRSLYMLLGGSIIVFSFALATQETTFNLDIFLKWGIVLSLFGTIIPPMLMNLGFPLTGIGLGSIVSALELPVSVMMAFVLLNEKVVFSQWIGIVLIILAIIIMNVNFKRKR comes from the coding sequence ATGACGCCACAAAATAATATTTTAAAAGGTGTATTTTTCGTTGCTTTAGGCGCTACAACGTATGGAATGCTGGCTACTTTTGTAAAAATGGCCTATTCTGAAGGATACACAACTGCAGAAGTAACAACCTCACAATTCATTTACGGAATTACAGGTATTCTTTTAATCAATCTTTTTCAGAGAATCAAAAACAAAAATAAAACGATAAAAGCTACTCCAAAAAATATTTTCAGTTTAATGCTTGCAGGAACTTCATTAGGTATGACAAGCTTATTTTACTATTTGGCTGTAAAATATATACCTGTTTCGATCGGAATCGTTCTATTAATGCAGACTGTTTGGATGGGAGTTTTGCTAGAAATGATTCTAGAAAAAAAACTGCCTTCAAAGCAAAAGGTCATTGCTGTATTCATTGTGCTTTTCGGAACCGTTTTAGCCACCAATATTATGAAAAATGATATTTCATTAGATTGGCGCGGTTTAGTTTGGGGAATCTTAGCGGCTGCTTCTTTTACCACCACTATGTTTACTGCCAATCGTGTCGCAACCGAAATTTCGTCTGCACAGAGGAGTCTTTATATGCTTTTGGGAGGTTCAATTATTGTATTTTCATTCGCTTTAGCCACTCAGGAAACAACCTTTAATCTTGATATTTTTCTTAAATGGGGAATTGTACTGTCCTTATTTGGTACTATTATTCCGCCAATGTTAATGAATCTTGGTTTTCCTTTAACTGGTATTGGATTAGGAAGTATTGTTTCTGCTCTAGAATTGCCTGTTTCGGTTATGATGGCATTTGTTCTCCTAAACGAAAAAGTAGTCTTTTCTCAATGGATTGGAATTGTGTTAATTATACTTGCCATAATTATTATGAATGTAAATTTCAAGCGAAAAAGATAA
- a CDS encoding peptidylprolyl isomerase produces MKFKFLFLFCLAVVNIQAQTKKPAAKPAAKTTTTAKPAAKPSTNPGDGIFATISTSKGDIVVSLEYTKAPVTVANFITLAEGKNPYVKVERLKGKPFFDGLKFHRVINDFMIQGGDPQGTGAGDPGYAFKDEFVDELRFEKGGVLAMANSGPATNGSQFFITHKDTPWLNGKHTIFGHVVSGMDNVNKIVQDDIMTKITITRKGAAAKKFDAVKVFSDEMKQGELKKEEAKKVVAAKAAYFTATKAKATTTASGLKYVITKKGTGVKGAEGSNIFFHYAGYFEDGTLFDSSMAEVAKAYGKYDANRDNAGGYKAFPFAVGKKDGMIPGFIEALDMMTDGEKATFFLPSNLAYGEKGAGGVIPPNATLIFEIETYQNQP; encoded by the coding sequence ATGAAGTTTAAATTCTTATTTTTATTCTGCTTAGCAGTAGTAAATATTCAAGCACAAACAAAAAAACCAGCTGCTAAACCAGCTGCCAAAACAACTACAACTGCAAAACCGGCTGCGAAACCAAGTACCAATCCAGGTGATGGGATTTTTGCAACCATTTCTACTTCAAAAGGAGATATTGTAGTTTCTTTAGAATACACAAAAGCACCTGTAACAGTGGCTAACTTTATCACTTTAGCAGAAGGAAAAAACCCTTATGTAAAAGTAGAGCGCTTAAAAGGAAAACCATTTTTTGATGGTTTAAAATTCCATAGAGTAATCAACGACTTCATGATTCAGGGAGGAGATCCTCAAGGAACTGGAGCAGGAGATCCTGGTTATGCATTTAAAGATGAATTTGTAGATGAATTGAGATTTGAAAAAGGCGGTGTTCTAGCTATGGCAAATTCTGGCCCCGCTACAAACGGAAGCCAATTTTTCATCACTCATAAAGATACTCCTTGGCTAAATGGAAAACATACTATTTTTGGACATGTAGTTTCTGGAATGGACAATGTAAATAAAATTGTTCAAGATGACATTATGACTAAAATTACCATCACACGTAAAGGTGCTGCAGCAAAGAAATTTGATGCTGTAAAAGTTTTTAGTGATGAAATGAAACAAGGAGAATTAAAGAAAGAAGAAGCTAAAAAAGTAGTTGCTGCAAAAGCAGCTTATTTTACTGCAACAAAAGCAAAAGCTACTACTACTGCCTCTGGTTTAAAATATGTAATTACTAAAAAAGGAACTGGTGTTAAAGGTGCGGAAGGTTCTAACATCTTTTTCCACTATGCTGGATACTTTGAAGATGGAACTCTTTTTGACAGCAGTATGGCTGAAGTAGCAAAAGCGTACGGAAAATATGATGCAAACAGAGATAATGCAGGTGGTTATAAAGCATTTCCTTTTGCAGTTGGTAAAAAAGATGGTATGATTCCTGGTTTTATCGAGGCATTAGATATGATGACAGATGGAGAAAAGGCTACTTTCTTCCTTCCGTCTAACTTGGCTTATGGCGAAAAAGGCGCTGGAGGTGTAATTCCGCCAAATGCTACTTTGATTTTCGAAATTGAAACGTATCAAAATCAGCCTTAA
- a CDS encoding peptidylprolyl isomerase, whose translation MKKIILLLLIAVSSFYSCKDDHSNLPDGLYADIETKKGHIIVELDYKKAPITVANFVTLSEGKNEFVTHENLKKKPFFDGLKFHRVIENFMIQTGDPLGTGSGDTGYKFKDEFSDLKFDKAGVLAMANNGPGTNSSQFFITHVETPWLDNKHTIFGHVVDQKTQEVVNKVVQGDNIVAVTIIRNGEAAKKFDAVKVFHDYFVDIAKEQAKYAEAQKEKIAFHASSKAKATKTASGLEYVITEKGSGKKPAIGTQLYVAYTGFLENGTLFDTSSEETAKQFGKFDAARAEAKAYSAIPFTAGSKTGLIPGFIEGLEQLSIGDKAILFIPSHLAYGETGAGGGVIPPNANIIFEVQLLEKP comes from the coding sequence ATGAAAAAGATTATTTTATTATTACTAATAGCCGTTAGCTCATTTTATTCTTGTAAAGACGATCACAGCAATCTGCCAGATGGTTTATATGCCGACATCGAAACCAAGAAAGGTCACATCATCGTAGAATTAGATTATAAAAAAGCACCAATTACTGTAGCCAACTTTGTAACTCTGTCTGAAGGTAAAAACGAATTTGTGACACATGAAAACCTAAAAAAGAAACCTTTTTTTGATGGCTTGAAATTCCATAGAGTTATTGAAAATTTTATGATCCAAACTGGAGATCCATTGGGCACTGGTTCTGGAGATACAGGTTATAAATTTAAAGATGAATTTTCAGATTTAAAATTTGACAAAGCTGGTGTTCTGGCAATGGCAAACAATGGCCCTGGAACAAACAGCAGCCAATTTTTTATTACACATGTTGAAACTCCGTGGCTAGACAATAAACACACTATTTTTGGTCATGTAGTAGATCAAAAAACACAAGAGGTAGTAAACAAAGTAGTTCAAGGCGACAATATTGTTGCTGTAACTATTATTAGAAATGGAGAAGCTGCTAAAAAGTTTGATGCCGTAAAAGTATTTCACGATTACTTTGTTGATATCGCTAAAGAGCAGGCAAAATATGCTGAAGCTCAGAAAGAAAAAATAGCTTTTCACGCTTCTTCTAAAGCAAAAGCAACTAAAACAGCAAGTGGTTTAGAATATGTAATCACTGAAAAAGGTTCTGGTAAAAAACCTGCTATAGGAACTCAATTATACGTGGCTTATACAGGTTTTCTTGAAAACGGAACTTTATTTGATACCAGCAGTGAAGAAACAGCAAAACAATTTGGCAAATTTGATGCTGCAAGAGCAGAAGCAAAAGCGTATAGTGCAATTCCATTTACAGCTGGAAGCAAAACGGGTTTAATTCCTGGATTTATTGAAGGTCTTGAACAGCTTTCTATTGGCGACAAAGCAATTCTTTTTATTCCAAGCCATTTAGCTTATGGAGAAACTGGTGCTGGAGGAGGCGTAATTCCGCCAAATGCTAATATCATTTTCGAAGTTCAATTATTGGAAAAACCATAA
- the gldI gene encoding gliding motility-associated peptidyl-prolyl isomerase GldI — MNNLKLTIYSLLFAVLLLGCKHPEEARRPISRASGTFMKKSADRNKKLVANEEDVIKKIIKSNPKVKYYATPKGYWFNYEERNETETAAPRKGDIAYFNMEVKDIKGNIIYSDSDLGPQTYYVDKQDIMMGLRDGIKRMHKNETVTFLFPSHSAYGYHGDNKKIGPNESLIVTVTLRNFVPDPAAQTTVSGAQTPKTAAPKPIVPKPVTPAKKDTLTP; from the coding sequence ATGAACAACCTAAAACTTACTATTTACAGCTTACTTTTTGCTGTCTTGCTTCTTGGCTGTAAACATCCTGAGGAAGCCAGAAGACCTATTTCAAGAGCTTCGGGAACATTCATGAAAAAATCTGCTGATCGTAATAAGAAATTAGTGGCTAACGAAGAAGACGTCATTAAAAAAATCATCAAAAGTAATCCTAAAGTGAAATACTATGCCACTCCAAAAGGGTATTGGTTTAATTACGAAGAAAGAAACGAAACGGAAACTGCAGCACCTAGAAAAGGTGATATCGCTTACTTCAATATGGAAGTAAAAGATATAAAAGGAAACATTATTTATTCTGATTCAGATCTTGGCCCGCAAACTTATTATGTCGACAAACAAGACATCATGATGGGATTACGTGATGGAATAAAAAGAATGCATAAAAACGAGACAGTAACCTTTTTATTTCCATCTCACAGTGCTTATGGTTATCATGGAGACAACAAAAAAATTGGTCCAAACGAATCCTTAATCGTTACAGTAACACTTAGAAATTTTGTTCCAGATCCAGCTGCACAGACAACAGTTTCAGGAGCACAAACTCCAAAAACCGCTGCGCCAAAACCTATTGTGCCAAAACCTGTCACTCCAGCAAAAAAAGATACATTAACTCCATAA
- a CDS encoding DHH family phosphoesterase — MKIQDIQAIQSLLATPKKIVIIPHRGPDGDAMGSTLGLYHFLIKNNHQATVIAPNDFPNFLAWLPGSETVKIFEKDTENCTKILEDAELIFTLDFNAFHRTGEMEHTLKKLTATFIMIDHHQKPDDYAVYTYSDTSFGSTCEMVYNFINFLDKKEDIDKTIATCIYTGILTDSGSFRFPGTTGNTHRIIAELIDLGVENTQIPVLLFDNSSFSRLQLLGRALQNMKIFEEHKTSYTTLTQEELDSFNYVKGDTEGIVNYGLSIKDIVFTAIFIENKDEGIIKISFRSQGGFDVNQFARDHFNGGGHSNAAGGRSETSMEETVKKFENLVTKLKL; from the coding sequence ATGAAAATACAAGACATTCAAGCAATTCAGTCATTACTCGCGACCCCAAAGAAAATTGTTATCATTCCGCACAGAGGGCCAGATGGTGATGCAATGGGTTCGACATTAGGACTATATCATTTTTTAATAAAAAACAATCATCAGGCAACCGTAATTGCGCCGAATGATTTCCCTAACTTTCTAGCTTGGCTTCCAGGATCAGAAACCGTTAAAATATTTGAAAAAGATACTGAAAACTGTACCAAAATTTTAGAAGATGCAGAGTTAATTTTTACTCTCGATTTTAATGCATTTCACCGTACAGGCGAAATGGAGCATACACTAAAAAAGCTTACAGCAACGTTTATAATGATTGATCATCATCAAAAACCTGATGATTATGCCGTTTATACGTATTCTGATACTTCTTTTGGATCAACTTGTGAAATGGTGTATAACTTTATCAATTTCTTAGACAAAAAAGAAGATATCGATAAAACCATTGCCACTTGTATTTATACAGGAATATTAACAGATTCAGGCTCATTCCGTTTCCCAGGCACAACAGGAAACACTCATAGAATTATAGCTGAATTAATTGATCTTGGAGTTGAAAACACACAGATTCCAGTATTATTATTCGACAACAGCTCTTTCAGCAGATTACAGTTATTAGGCCGAGCTTTGCAGAATATGAAGATTTTTGAAGAACATAAAACTTCTTACACTACTCTTACACAGGAAGAACTTGATTCTTTTAATTATGTTAAAGGAGATACAGAAGGAATTGTTAATTATGGTTTAAGTATAAAAGATATCGTTTTTACTGCTATTTTTATTGAAAATAAAGACGAAGGAATCATCAAGATTTCATTCCGTTCTCAAGGAGGTTTTGATGTGAATCAATTTGCGAGAGACCATTTTAATGGCGGAGGCCACAGCAATGCGGCTGGCGGAAGATCTGAAACTTCAATGGAAGAAACAGTAAAGAAATTTGAAAATTTAGTAACAAAACTAAAATTATAG
- a CDS encoding voltage-gated chloride channel family protein, whose protein sequence is MTSQNSKQFLLSLPKWIIICALIGIFSGSASAFFLVSLEWVTQFRIQHDWIVWLLPFGGFLVGASYYYWGESVVKGNNLLLEEYESPKKVIPFKMAPLVLLGTLLTHLFGGSAGREGTAVQMGGAIADQFTKIFKLDNSERRILIILGISAGFASVFGTPLAGAIFALEVLYFSKINFKSILLSFLVAYAAYFTVEFWEIKHTHYSIPVVPELTLNNILFTLIVGILSGFAALLFSRSTHFWGSLFSKNIKYPPLRPVIGGAVLAIAIAGLGFTKFSGLGVPVIVDSFSNPNEWYDFLLKILFTGFTLGAGFKGGEVTPLFFVGATLGSALSLVIPMPIALLAGVGFVAVFSGATHTPIACTIMGIELFGIAPGLFIAIGCTIAYFSSGSVGIYKSQIVKGAKYKLYQRLNSNF, encoded by the coding sequence ATGACTTCCCAAAACTCAAAACAATTCCTGCTTTCTCTTCCAAAATGGATTATTATCTGTGCTTTAATTGGTATATTTTCAGGATCTGCCTCTGCTTTCTTCCTAGTTTCTTTAGAATGGGTAACACAGTTTAGAATACAGCACGATTGGATTGTCTGGCTTTTGCCTTTTGGTGGATTTCTGGTTGGGGCGAGTTACTATTATTGGGGAGAATCGGTAGTAAAAGGAAATAATTTATTGCTGGAAGAATATGAATCTCCAAAAAAGGTTATTCCCTTTAAAATGGCTCCTTTAGTGCTTCTAGGAACTTTGCTTACGCATTTATTTGGAGGTTCTGCTGGACGAGAAGGAACTGCCGTACAAATGGGAGGCGCCATTGCTGACCAATTCACAAAAATATTCAAACTCGATAATTCAGAACGTAGAATTTTAATTATTCTCGGAATTAGCGCAGGTTTTGCTTCTGTATTTGGAACACCTTTAGCGGGCGCTATTTTTGCTCTGGAAGTTTTATATTTTAGTAAAATCAATTTCAAAAGCATTTTACTTTCTTTTCTAGTTGCTTATGCCGCTTATTTCACTGTAGAATTTTGGGAAATAAAACATACACACTACAGCATACCTGTTGTTCCTGAACTTACTTTAAACAATATCCTTTTTACACTCATTGTTGGAATTTTGTCTGGATTTGCAGCCTTATTATTCTCAAGAAGCACACATTTCTGGGGTTCTCTTTTTTCTAAAAACATTAAATACCCACCGCTTCGTCCTGTAATTGGCGGCGCAGTTTTAGCAATCGCAATTGCTGGCCTTGGATTCACAAAATTCTCTGGATTAGGAGTTCCCGTAATTGTTGATTCTTTTTCCAATCCAAACGAATGGTATGATTTTCTATTAAAAATATTATTTACCGGATTCACTTTAGGAGCTGGTTTTAAAGGCGGAGAAGTAACTCCCTTGTTCTTTGTCGGGGCAACTTTAGGCAGTGCTTTATCCCTTGTAATTCCCATGCCGATTGCCCTTTTAGCGGGAGTCGGATTTGTTGCAGTTTTTTCTGGCGCAACCCACACTCCTATCGCCTGCACCATTATGGGAATAGAATTATTCGGGATTGCTCCAGGATTATTTATTGCCATTGGTTGTACGATTGCTTATTTTTCTTCTGGTTCTGTTGGCATTTATAAATCACAGATTGTAAAAGGTGCGAAATACAAATTGTATCAGAGATTAAATTCTAATTTTTGA
- a CDS encoding RidA family protein yields the protein MKRENILTGSPWEDKMGYCRAVRIGNIVEVSGTVAIVDGEKVKADDAYAQTYNILERVEKVLEDLNVSMKDVIRTRIFTTDVSTFEEVARAHSAFFKDVKPTTGFYGISKLVAPEYLVEIEFTAVV from the coding sequence ATGAAAAGAGAAAACATCCTAACTGGATCTCCATGGGAAGACAAAATGGGATACTGCCGTGCCGTAAGAATTGGCAATATTGTTGAAGTTTCTGGAACTGTAGCAATTGTCGACGGCGAGAAAGTAAAAGCTGATGACGCTTATGCTCAAACCTATAATATTTTAGAGCGAGTTGAAAAAGTTCTTGAAGATTTAAATGTAAGCATGAAAGATGTTATCAGAACAAGAATTTTCACAACAGACGTTTCTACTTTTGAAGAAGTTGCCAGAGCCCACTCTGCTTTTTTTAAAGATGTTAAACCAACTACAGGATTCTACGGAATCAGTAAATTAGTTGCGCCAGAATATTTGGTAGAAATCGAATTTACTGCTGTAGTATAA